A single genomic interval of Eurosta solidaginis isolate ZX-2024a chromosome 3, ASM4086904v1, whole genome shotgun sequence harbors:
- the AQP gene encoding aquaporin-11, with the protein MSMTSLGVSTGFMIGYCVLAQTARRLAKRFVDREGIVPVLVNEAIAAAELCACCFELIIVADNFGVAAYAVLLFMLTIWWGKVWGDASACPYTHMEDLVEGKTSLKEVALRTWAELMGGCCVYRIVQVFWWFEFAETHKGRAFEECNSDLQVHPYLGATIEGIATLLCRLASKALSEKDPKFSNIIDSFIGTSLVVAAFNFSGGYFNPVLATALKWGCRGHTNIEHIIVYWIGACLGALLSVPIYRVPMVRRFLVGERKEKEE; encoded by the exons ATGTCCATGACATCATTGGGCGTCAGTACCGGTTTTATGATCGGATACTGTGTACTAGCCCAGACAGCACGTCGTCTTGCGAAACGTTTTGTAGATCGAGAAGGCATTGTACCGGTATTAGTAAATGAAGCTATCGCAGCAGCTGAGCTCTGTGCCTGCtgttttgaattgattattg TGGCCGATAATTTCGGTGTTGCTGCATATGCAGTCCTCCTTTTCATGCTCACGATTTGGTGGGGCAAAGTTTGGGGTGATGCCTCCGCCTGTCCGTATACACACATGGAGGACTTAGTTGAAGGCAAGACGTCATTGAAAGAGGTGGCTTTACGCACATGGGCTGAGCTTATGGGTGGCTGTTGCGTTTACCGTATTGTACAAGTCTTTTGGTGGTTTGAGTTTGCTGAAACACACAAGGGACGTGCTTTTGAGGAATGTAATTCTGATCTACAG GTACATCCCTATCTCGGCGCTACTATCGAGGGAATAGCCACACTACTTTGTCGTCTTGCCTCAAAAGCGCTTAGCGAAAAAGATCCAAAGTTCAGCAACATTATTGATTCTTTTATTGGTACAAGTTTGGTGGTTGCAG CATTTAACTTCTCTGGTGGTTATTTTAATCCTGTACTGGCAACCGCACTGAAATGGGGCTGCCGTGGCCACACCAACATCGAGCATATCATTGTCTATTGGATTGGAGCATGTTTGGGGGCATTGCTGTCGGTGCCAATTTATAGAGTACCAATGGTAAGACGCTTCCTAGTGGGTGAGCGCAAAGAAAAGGAAGAATAA